In Sphaeramia orbicularis chromosome 15, fSphaOr1.1, whole genome shotgun sequence, a single genomic region encodes these proteins:
- the LOC115434592 gene encoding uncharacterized protein LOC115434592, translated as MKCDVMLRIDPWEKGPALAQNERLIGKSAFSPTGCCASAVKGLSSNHALKPLVPTLCLVVVVIYGLGDKLRNFVAGIFIPQYHYPYAVALCFAQVVISLLVLNLLHVLDLVPLKPYSRPLGEKVLVPSISCSIQSVLTMWAKDSSSCTGLFPLLMPLLPLLTAALSYSLKLAPPPSIHISVLVSFLSGICVVITASRGLSDMEPLEYIYAPAALILHSLSLTWLAKVSEAERHHSPDSKASIFDIYYTGLVNQSWVLGLLWLLHPHSPWQVLSRGSWHSLLFHGYLLAILLLGMVLDFLVGIVALSFSPVAAATLHSARELVQPFFHLV; from the exons ATGAAATGTGACGTTATGCTG AGAATTGATCCTTGGGAAAAGGGACCAGCTCTTGCACAGAATGAAAGACTCATAGGTAAAAG TGCATTCAGTCCAACAGGGTGTTGTGCCTCAGCTGTGAAGGGTCTTTCCTCTAATCATGCCCTGAAACCCCTGGTGCCCACCCTCtgtctggtggtggtggtgatataTGGCCTTGGTGATAAACTCCGCAACTTTGTGGCTGGTATTTTCATCCCTCAGTACCATTATCCCTATGCAGTCGCCCTGTGTTTTGCCCAG GTTGTCATCTCTCTGCTGGTCTTAAATCTCCTCCATGTCCTGGATCTGGTTCCTCTGAAGCCTTACTCCAGGCCCCTTGGTGAGAAGGTCCTGGTGCCTTCAATCAGCTGCAGCATCCAGTCAGTGCTGACCATGTGGGCCAAGGACAGCAGCTCCTGTACCGGCCTCTTCCCCCTCCTCATGCCTCTGCTGCCCCTGCTTACTGCAGCCTTGAGTTACAGCCTGAAGCTAGCACCACCACCATCTATTCATATCTCTGTTTTAGTTTCCTTCCTGAGCGGGATATGTGTTGTCATCACAG CTTCTCGGGGTCTGTCAGATATGGAGCCTCTGGAGTACATATATGCACCTGCGGCTTTAATCCTGCACAGTCTGTCACTGACTTGGTTGGCAAAAGTGTCTGAGGCTGAGCGCCACCACTCCCCTGACTCCAAAGCCTCCATTTTTGACATCTACTACACAGGTCTGGTTAACCAGAGCTGGGTGCTGGGCCTCCTGTGGCTGCTGCACCCACACAGTCCCTGGCAGGTGTTGAGTCGGGGCAGCTGGCACAGCCTGCTGTTCCACGGGTACCTGTTGGCCATTCTCCTGCTGGGAATGGTGCTCGACTTCCTCGTTGGTATAGTGGCTTTGTCCTTCTCACCAGTCGCTGCTGCAACTCTCCACTCAGCAAGGGAACTCGTCCAACCATTCTTCCATCTTGTGTAG
- the styxl1 gene encoding serine/threonine/tyrosine-interacting-like protein 1 translates to MTGWWKQLMHLPDDFNEMGVVLSRVNNSCRVASREPVNTFQIVNSISDREANSPDSDHSSIIPNQTKVYEPEEVRVPSLPEAVYVEKGYITPQQAYNLLNAEEGQPALYDPYYILILDCRSAERYNDSHVVTARASVTVIHPELGCLISCIELQKYSIILLYAEEGCSPVGSKKARDDSPDLQRCFFQLSALGMDPVILLGGFSAFYALYPFLCTQRMVLLEPERHTLTIYPSEILEEALYQGSAAQAADYRIIKNLHITHVVNATTNCPDAFPNILSYLRLRLSDDAQQDLVEALPLASRFINTVLKTEPAGRVLVHCSMGRSRSSALTLAFLMEHRHWSLLHALRWLKERRACTAPNVNFLRQLLTYEEQLFGSRLTSLDDIRR, encoded by the exons ATGACGGGCTGGTGGAAACAGCTGATGCATCTGCCAGATGACTTCAACGAGATGGGCGTAGTACTGTCCAG AGTAAATAACAGTTGTAGAGTGGCCTCCAGAGAACCTGTCAATACATTCCAGATAGTGAACAGTATCTCTGACAGAGAGGCCAATAGCCCAGATAGTGACCATTCCTCCATCATACCTAACCAGACCAAAG TATATGAGCCAGAAGAAGTGCGTGTTCCTTCTCTTCCGGAGGCAGTTTATGTGGAAAAAGGCTATATCACCCCACAGCAGGCGTACAACCTTCTGAATGCAGAGGAAGGCCAGCCCGCCCTGTATGATCCCTATTATATCCTCATATTAGACTGTCGCAGTGCAGAAAG GTACAACGACAGCCACGTGGTAACAGCAAGAGCCAGTGTGACAGTGATCCACCCTGAACTGGGCTGTCTTATCAGCTGTATAGAGCTGCAGAAGTACTCCATAATACTGCTGTATGCAGAGGAAGGCTGCAGCCCAG tggGCAGTAAGAAGGCCAGGGATGACTCCCCTGATCTTCAGCGCTGCTTTTTTCAGCTCAGTGCCTTGGGAATGGACCCTGTAATCCTGCTGGGGGGTTTCTCAGCCTTTTATGCCCTTTACCCTTTTCTTTGTACTCAACGTATGGTCCTGTTGGAACCTGAACGCCACACCCTCACTATATACCCCTCAGAGATCCTGGAGGAAGCTCTCTACCAGGGCTCTGCTGCCCAGGCTGCAGATTATCGCATCATTAAGAATCTACATATAACCCATGTAGTCAATGCCACTACCAACTGCCCTGATGCTTTCCCCAATATACTGAGTTATCTGAGGCTGCGTCTGAGTGATGATGCCCAGCAGGACCTGGTGGAGGCACTGCCACTGGCGTCCAGGTTCATCAACACGGTGCTGAAAACTGAGCCAGCTGGCCGTGTTCTGGTCCACTGCAGTATGGGCAGAAGCCGCAGCTCAGCGCTAACACTGGCTTTCCTTATGGAGCATCGGCACTGGTCGCTGCTTCATGCCCTGCGATGGCTGAAGGAGAGGAGGGCATGCACAGCACCTAATGTGAACTTCCTGCGTCAGCTACTGACCTATGAGGAGCAGCTGTTTGGAAGCAGACTCACCTCCCTGGATGACATCCGCcgatga